A single genomic interval of Deltaproteobacteria bacterium harbors:
- a CDS encoding peptidoglycan DD-metalloendopeptidase family protein, with protein MRKGVLAVTAVILTLSFGIGLAEESDRRAVGAKHRYKRVIREIEIQRKKHEDLRKQEKSLLDHLDRLAFMRNRKNMELKSLQRQRLEIEKAIRLREKEMRGLTEGISLTRKRIEARVVALYKMSKLGPWAFLLSAENYGDFLRMFAFLNSMIGHDFRLLTTFDTQLARKEALQRRLAANWEDLANKQVAVSRKKREIEALQQQEKKSLRRLRAEKSSYAALIRDLEVQAEKLQVLVKRLSKERGDGLEEGSGFGALKGRLPVPVAGKIDRKKQGWFRGISLKAHRGAVVRAVYKGRVVYAGWFKGYGNLLIIDHGNKYHTVMGHASELLKEKGDWVEAGEPVARVGSTGSLGGSSLYFEIRRGGIPVNPLGWFSPKDRLALK; from the coding sequence ATGAGGAAGGGAGTTCTCGCAGTCACGGCCGTAATTCTTACCCTCTCCTTTGGAATAGGTCTTGCAGAGGAATCGGATCGCCGGGCCGTCGGGGCCAAGCATCGCTACAAGAGAGTCATCAGAGAGATCGAGATCCAGAGGAAAAAACACGAGGATCTGCGAAAACAGGAGAAATCCCTTCTCGACCACCTGGATCGGTTGGCTTTCATGCGGAACCGTAAGAACATGGAACTCAAATCCCTTCAAAGACAGCGCCTGGAGATAGAGAAAGCCATCCGGTTGCGGGAAAAGGAGATGAGGGGTCTGACAGAGGGTATTTCTCTTACCAGGAAGCGGATCGAAGCGAGGGTGGTGGCTCTTTACAAGATGTCCAAGCTCGGTCCCTGGGCTTTTCTCCTCTCGGCCGAGAATTACGGGGATTTTCTCCGTATGTTTGCCTTTCTCAATTCAATGATCGGCCACGACTTTCGGCTTCTAACCACCTTTGATACCCAGCTGGCCCGCAAGGAAGCCCTTCAGAGGAGGCTGGCAGCGAACTGGGAGGACCTCGCGAACAAGCAGGTAGCGGTTTCCAGAAAGAAGCGAGAGATCGAGGCGCTCCAGCAACAGGAGAAGAAAAGCCTCCGCAGGCTGAGAGCCGAGAAGTCCTCCTATGCCGCGTTGATCCGTGATTTGGAAGTGCAGGCGGAGAAACTCCAGGTGCTGGTCAAGAGACTCTCGAAAGAGAGGGGAGACGGGCTTGAGGAGGGGAGCGGTTTCGGGGCTCTGAAGGGCAGGCTCCCTGTACCTGTGGCGGGAAAGATCGACAGGAAGAAACAGGGGTGGTTCCGAGGGATTTCACTCAAAGCGCATCGAGGTGCTGTGGTGAGGGCTGTTTACAAAGGGCGTGTCGTCTATGCCGGCTGGTTCAAGGGATACGGGAATCTCCTGATCATCGACCATGGCAACAAGTATCATACCGTCATGGGCCATGCATCAGAGCTGCTGAAGGAAAAAGGTGACTGGGTTGAGGCAGGGGAGCCCGTGGCCAGGGTCGGAAGCACCGGTTCACTTGGGGGTTCGTCCCTCTACTTCGAAATAAGGCGCGGTGGCATCCCTGTGAACCCTCTCGGCTGGTTTTCGCCCAAGGACCGGTTGGCCCTGAAATAG
- a CDS encoding NADH-quinone oxidoreductase subunit N, which translates to MDLSGLQINFRIIMPEIILAAFGMLVLLVSVFSSSREEGKDHLGYISLFGVILALGFSLPLFGKAQSGFNGMITADSFAAFFKLVFGLICLLTILISVGYTKQEDIPMGEYYALVLFSTTGMMLMAAGTNLLTIFLGLETMSISIYVLAGILRRDPRSVESAMKYFILGAFATGFFLYGAALLYGSTGSFGLKEIASYLSTRGTEARSPMLIIGIALLTIGFGFKIATVPFHMWTPDVYEGAPTSITAFMATGVKAAAFAGLIRVFFSALGPFQPDWTAIMWLLSVATMTLGNIVAVSQSNIKRMLAYSSIAHAGYILVAFTAGNALGTSSILFYLLAYAFMNIGAFTVVILLGKKGEENTLIADYAGIGFKYPLLAAAMTIFMLSMAGIPPLAGFMGKFYIFSAAVKAKFYWLAVIGVLNSALSVYYYLRVTVLMYFRESEREITGLTFSPAAVVGVTIAVAGVIYLGIFPSAVLALARASIGALM; encoded by the coding sequence ATGGATCTTTCAGGCCTGCAGATCAATTTTCGGATCATCATGCCGGAGATCATTCTAGCCGCTTTCGGCATGCTGGTCCTGCTGGTGAGTGTCTTTTCCTCCTCGAGAGAAGAGGGTAAAGACCACCTCGGATACATCAGCCTCTTCGGCGTGATTCTGGCCCTGGGCTTTTCTCTCCCCCTCTTCGGTAAGGCGCAGTCCGGCTTCAACGGCATGATCACTGCGGACAGTTTCGCCGCTTTCTTCAAGCTGGTCTTCGGTCTCATCTGCCTGCTGACGATCCTCATCTCCGTCGGATACACGAAGCAAGAGGACATCCCCATGGGAGAGTACTATGCCTTGGTGCTGTTCTCCACCACCGGGATGATGCTCATGGCAGCAGGGACCAACCTGCTTACCATCTTTCTCGGCCTCGAAACCATGTCGATCTCCATATACGTCCTGGCTGGAATCCTCCGCCGGGACCCGAGATCCGTAGAGTCGGCCATGAAGTATTTCATTCTGGGCGCCTTTGCCACTGGTTTCTTCCTCTACGGTGCCGCCCTGCTTTACGGTTCCACCGGATCCTTCGGTCTCAAGGAGATCGCTTCCTACCTGTCCACCAGGGGCACGGAGGCCAGGAGCCCCATGCTGATCATAGGCATCGCCCTGCTGACCATCGGGTTTGGATTCAAGATCGCCACGGTTCCCTTTCACATGTGGACGCCGGATGTCTACGAGGGCGCACCCACATCCATTACCGCGTTCATGGCCACGGGGGTGAAGGCCGCAGCCTTCGCCGGGCTCATCCGGGTTTTCTTCTCGGCTCTCGGGCCCTTCCAGCCGGACTGGACCGCCATCATGTGGCTTCTCTCCGTAGCCACCATGACGCTGGGAAACATCGTAGCCGTCTCTCAGTCGAATATCAAACGGATGCTGGCGTACTCCAGCATCGCCCACGCCGGATACATCCTGGTGGCGTTTACGGCAGGAAACGCCTTGGGAACCTCGAGCATCCTCTTCTACCTGCTCGCCTATGCATTCATGAATATCGGAGCCTTCACGGTGGTGATCCTGCTGGGCAAGAAGGGCGAGGAGAACACCCTGATTGCCGACTATGCCGGGATCGGGTTCAAGTACCCCCTTCTGGCCGCAGCTATGACGATCTTCATGCTCTCCATGGCCGGAATTCCCCCCTTGGCGGGCTTTATGGGGAAATTCTACATATTCAGCGCCGCCGTCAAGGCGAAGTTTTACTGGCTTGCCGTGATCGGCGTGCTGAACAGCGCCCTTTCGGTCTACTACTACCTCCGTGTAACGGTTCTGATGTATTTTCGAGAATCGGAAAGGGAGATCACGGGTCTTACCTTCTCACCGGCAGCAGTGGTGGGGGTGACCATTGCCGTGGCAGGGGTCATCTATCTGGGCATCTTCCCCTCCGCCGTTCTTGCCCTGGCAAGAGCCTCGATAGGGGCTCTTATGTGA
- a CDS encoding divergent polysaccharide deacetylase family protein has translation MQRRAWWFGLALVVVCLAAGFLLGRLISPPPTRPPVPSLSERIHLVDLALKSQFYMLGLSERDVVARKSRFHQRDGEKWRQVTTTIQLPRPIPFQRIVSRLDREISTLGRDFSVTGREGKGLLQVEVRVRDAVVHNLFFRAPKLAKPEIPPKGRVAIVIDDLGERRKIAMDFLNLNVPLSFSVFPFARHSREFAREATRRGRDVLLHLPLEPKGYPEQDPGKGGLLTTMGRKELVSQLEKDLSAVPYVKGVNNHMGSKFTEDPELMRLVLEDVRRKGLFFLDSRTTAKSVGYSVARQLGLRTGRRNVFLDNEKDVERIKARISELIELSMKNGGAIGIGHPYPETLEAIRQSLPSIKENGVRLVPVSSLLE, from the coding sequence GTGCAGAGGAGAGCGTGGTGGTTCGGCCTTGCTCTGGTCGTGGTCTGCCTGGCGGCAGGCTTCCTCCTCGGCCGGTTGATTTCTCCCCCGCCGACCAGGCCCCCTGTTCCTTCCCTTTCCGAGAGAATCCACCTCGTCGATCTCGCCCTTAAGAGTCAGTTCTACATGCTCGGTCTCTCGGAAAGAGACGTGGTGGCCCGCAAGTCACGATTTCACCAGAGGGACGGTGAGAAGTGGAGGCAAGTCACTACCACGATCCAGTTGCCCAGGCCCATTCCCTTCCAGAGGATTGTCTCGCGGCTCGACCGGGAGATATCGACCCTGGGAAGAGACTTCTCGGTGACCGGCAGGGAGGGGAAGGGGCTTCTCCAAGTCGAGGTACGTGTTCGTGACGCGGTGGTCCATAACCTCTTCTTTCGTGCGCCCAAGCTGGCAAAACCCGAGATACCCCCAAAGGGACGAGTGGCCATTGTCATAGATGATCTGGGGGAGAGAAGAAAGATCGCCATGGATTTTCTCAATCTCAACGTCCCTCTGAGTTTCTCCGTCTTTCCCTTTGCACGGCATTCCCGGGAGTTCGCCAGGGAAGCCACCAGGCGGGGAAGGGATGTCCTCCTACACCTTCCCCTGGAGCCCAAGGGATACCCGGAGCAGGACCCCGGCAAAGGCGGACTGCTTACCACAATGGGGAGGAAAGAGCTGGTTTCACAACTGGAGAAGGACCTGAGTGCGGTCCCTTATGTGAAGGGCGTCAACAACCATATGGGTTCGAAGTTCACCGAGGACCCCGAACTGATGCGCCTTGTGCTTGAAGATGTCCGCAGGAAGGGCCTCTTCTTTCTGGACAGCCGAACCACGGCGAAGAGTGTGGGATACAGTGTGGCTCGGCAACTCGGCTTGAGGACGGGGAGACGGAACGTCTTCCTTGACAACGAGAAGGACGTGGAGAGAATCAAGGCCAGAATTTCGGAACTGATCGAGCTGTCGATGAAAAACGGGGGAGCCATCGGTATCGGCCATCCCTATCCGGAGACCCTGGAGGCGATCCGCCAGTCTCTTCCCTCCATCAAGGAGAACGGGGTCAGGCTGGTTCCCGTCTCCTCTCTCCTGGAGTGA
- a CDS encoding ABC transporter permease has protein sequence MALYRLTSSFRRGFQLIRQNAVINVMAVGTVALSFLIFSAFFLIFQNLNGFLEAWEKRIQIIAYLADDLGAKRIEEIRVALVDMPEIESVRFVSKEEAMAIVKKHLGSQGRILDALTPGVLPASFEIRLERPYRNSDQVRRLASRLKDTGGISDIQYGQQWIDRFSVFVDVYRFSTLLLGLLLSVAIAFIVSNAIRLSIYSRREELEIMRLVGATTGFIKVPFYVEGGLQGLMGSSVSLGILFLLYLLFLSELSRKLQFYGLFMDIRFLTPGAVVSIITGGGLLGFLGSFFSLVRLKEN, from the coding sequence ATGGCACTCTACAGGCTAACGAGTTCTTTCAGAAGGGGCTTTCAGTTGATCCGCCAGAACGCGGTCATCAACGTCATGGCTGTGGGAACGGTGGCACTCTCGTTCCTGATCTTTTCGGCCTTTTTCCTGATTTTTCAGAATCTCAACGGTTTTCTCGAGGCCTGGGAAAAGAGGATTCAGATTATCGCCTACCTGGCCGATGATCTGGGGGCGAAGAGAATCGAAGAAATCCGTGTCGCCCTCGTCGACATGCCCGAGATCGAGAGTGTCCGCTTTGTGTCAAAAGAGGAGGCCATGGCCATCGTGAAGAAGCATCTCGGCAGTCAGGGGCGTATCCTGGATGCCCTCACGCCCGGTGTTCTGCCGGCCTCCTTCGAAATCCGGCTGGAGCGCCCTTACCGGAACTCCGACCAAGTCCGGCGCCTGGCGTCGCGTCTCAAGGATACCGGCGGGATTTCCGACATCCAGTACGGCCAGCAGTGGATCGACCGATTTTCGGTTTTCGTGGATGTCTACCGGTTTTCGACCCTTTTGCTCGGCCTTCTCCTCTCCGTGGCTATCGCCTTTATCGTGTCGAATGCCATCAGGCTTTCCATTTACTCCCGCCGGGAAGAACTGGAGATCATGAGACTGGTGGGGGCGACCACGGGCTTTATCAAGGTTCCCTTCTACGTGGAGGGAGGGCTACAAGGCCTCATGGGTTCGTCCGTCTCCCTGGGCATACTCTTTCTCCTCTACCTGCTCTTTCTTTCCGAACTTTCCAGGAAGCTGCAGTTTTACGGTCTCTTCATGGATATCCGGTTCCTTACGCCCGGGGCCGTCGTCTCCATCATCACAGGCGGCGGCTTGCTGGGGTTTCTCGGCAGCTTCTTCTCACTGGTGAGACTCAAGGAGAACTGA
- the rpmG gene encoding 50S ribosomal protein L33 has translation MRNIVTLACTECKRRNYTTTKNKRTTPDRLEFKKYCRFCRRHTVHRETK, from the coding sequence ATGAGAAACATCGTGACCTTGGCATGTACAGAGTGCAAGAGGCGCAACTACACTACCACCAAGAACAAACGAACCACGCCCGACCGCCTGGAGTTCAAGAAGTACTGCCGATTCTGCCGGAGACACACGGTCCACAGGGAGACCAAGTAG
- the ftsE gene encoding cell division ATP-binding protein FtsE produces the protein MIQTYHLYKTYPGGITALSDINIKIERGEFVFLTGPSGAGKSTLLKLLFCQEKPSAGEILVDGINVSKIDGRRIPMLRRRIGMIFQDFKLLNHKTIFENIAFALEILGYSKKEIKRRAWQALRLVGLHEKMDVLPLRISGGEQQRVAIARALVKDPPLILADEPTGNLDPELTSDIINMLMLLNTKGTTVVVATHDTDLIQRYRKRVVLLSQGKIVHPGTAESRKPVRL, from the coding sequence ATGATTCAAACGTATCATCTATACAAAACCTACCCAGGCGGCATCACGGCGCTGTCGGACATCAATATCAAAATCGAAAGGGGTGAGTTCGTCTTTCTCACCGGACCCAGCGGAGCGGGCAAGAGCACTCTCCTCAAGTTGCTTTTTTGCCAGGAAAAGCCCTCGGCTGGCGAGATCCTGGTGGATGGGATAAACGTCTCCAAGATCGATGGGAGAAGGATTCCCATGCTTAGGAGGCGTATAGGGATGATTTTTCAGGATTTCAAGCTCCTCAATCACAAAACCATCTTCGAGAACATCGCCTTTGCTCTGGAAATCCTCGGCTATAGCAAGAAGGAGATAAAGCGGAGGGCATGGCAGGCTCTCCGCCTCGTAGGACTCCATGAGAAGATGGACGTCTTGCCCCTGAGGATTTCCGGGGGGGAGCAACAGAGGGTTGCCATCGCCCGGGCCCTGGTAAAAGATCCCCCTCTCATCCTCGCCGATGAACCCACGGGGAATCTCGACCCTGAACTGACGTCGGATATCATCAACATGCTGATGCTCCTCAACACAAAGGGAACCACGGTTGTTGTGGCCACCCATGACACCGACCTTATCCAAAGGTACCGCAAGAGGGTTGTTCTATTGTCTCAGGGAAAGATCGTTCACCCGGGAACAGCCGAATCGCGGAAGCCGGTTCGGCTGTGA
- the secE gene encoding preprotein translocase subunit SecE, whose amino-acid sequence MSRFEAIKQFLREVKVELKKVTWPSRKDTIYATIVVLISVFIFGFFLGIVDMGLSRLVRLVL is encoded by the coding sequence ATGAGTCGATTCGAGGCAATCAAGCAGTTCCTGAGAGAGGTCAAAGTCGAGCTAAAGAAGGTTACATGGCCCTCCAGAAAGGACACCATATATGCCACCATCGTTGTTTTGATCTCCGTCTTCATTTTCGGCTTTTTCCTCGGGATTGTCGACATGGGCCTATCACGCCTGGTTCGGTTGGTCTTATAA
- the nuoL gene encoding NADH-quinone oxidoreductase subunit L, producing the protein MLEFVWLIPLFPAIGFVINGLFGRRLNRKAVGPIACTAIGLSAALSSVLFFALLKQPDRFFEKDIFTWILSGQLSVAVGYQVDALSIVMALVVSWVSFFIHVYSIGYMHEDPGYPRYFTYLNLFVFMMLNLVLANGFLLMFVGWEGVGLCSYLLIGFWFEKDSASNAGKKAFVVNRVGDFGFLLGIFLLVVHFGTLNFSQVFDRAPEILTTSTATTIAVLLFVGAVGKSAQLPLYVWLPDAMEGPTPVSSLIHAATMVTAGVYMVARCHVIYQMAPLAMAIVATIGALTAIYAASIGFAQNDIKKVLAYSTISQLGYMFLGVGVGAYSAGIFHLMTHAFFKGLLFLGAGSVMHAMSGELDMRKMGGLRKLTPITFWTFLIATLAISGFPPFSGFFSKDEILWQAFQQNRLLWAIGFVAAGMTSFYMFRAVFMTFFGECRAPQEVKKHIHESPRIMTVPLMILAALSIAGGWIGIPHALKGANRFHEFLSTAIRTSPETGGSAAAKIHLLLASNQSTAELAKHGLVSAHPPVDPTEYTLMALSVGIALVGLAVAYLLYMAKPVLVERFVASWQRLYRLVLNKYYVDEIYEVLFIDSLKGLGRGLWKGVDTFLIDGAVNGVAYVIRILSDLMRRLQNGLVQSYALSMVVGGVVVMGYYVIRVIFF; encoded by the coding sequence ATGCTTGAATTCGTGTGGCTGATACCTCTCTTCCCTGCTATTGGATTCGTTATCAACGGTCTCTTTGGAAGGCGGTTGAACCGGAAGGCCGTGGGCCCAATAGCCTGCACGGCTATCGGACTGTCGGCGGCCCTCTCGTCGGTCCTCTTTTTTGCCCTTCTGAAGCAACCCGACCGTTTTTTTGAGAAGGACATCTTCACCTGGATCCTTTCCGGACAGTTGAGCGTGGCCGTCGGTTACCAGGTCGACGCCCTCTCCATCGTTATGGCTCTGGTGGTCTCATGGGTGAGTTTCTTCATCCATGTCTACTCCATCGGGTACATGCACGAAGACCCCGGTTACCCACGGTACTTCACCTACCTCAACCTCTTCGTCTTCATGATGCTCAATCTTGTCCTGGCCAACGGTTTTCTCCTCATGTTCGTCGGATGGGAGGGGGTGGGGCTCTGCAGCTATCTGCTCATCGGGTTCTGGTTCGAAAAGGACTCTGCCTCCAATGCCGGTAAGAAGGCTTTCGTGGTGAACCGTGTGGGGGATTTCGGGTTTCTTCTCGGCATCTTCTTACTTGTGGTCCACTTCGGAACCCTCAATTTCAGCCAAGTCTTCGACCGTGCCCCTGAGATCCTGACGACCTCAACAGCCACCACCATAGCCGTTCTCCTGTTCGTCGGCGCGGTGGGCAAGTCGGCTCAGCTCCCGCTTTACGTATGGCTGCCTGATGCCATGGAGGGCCCCACACCGGTGAGCTCGCTGATCCATGCCGCCACCATGGTGACCGCGGGGGTTTACATGGTGGCCCGGTGCCACGTGATCTATCAGATGGCGCCCCTCGCCATGGCCATCGTCGCCACCATAGGCGCTTTGACGGCCATATACGCGGCCTCAATCGGCTTCGCCCAGAACGACATCAAGAAGGTTCTCGCCTATTCGACCATCAGCCAACTCGGTTACATGTTCCTCGGGGTGGGAGTAGGGGCGTACAGTGCGGGCATCTTTCACCTCATGACCCATGCCTTTTTCAAGGGTCTCCTCTTTCTCGGCGCCGGCAGTGTCATGCATGCCATGAGCGGTGAGCTCGACATGAGAAAGATGGGGGGATTGAGGAAACTCACCCCGATCACCTTCTGGACCTTCCTCATCGCTACTCTCGCCATTTCGGGTTTCCCCCCTTTCTCGGGCTTCTTCAGCAAGGACGAGATCCTCTGGCAGGCTTTCCAACAGAACCGTCTACTCTGGGCAATCGGGTTTGTTGCCGCGGGTATGACCTCCTTCTACATGTTCCGTGCGGTATTTATGACTTTTTTCGGGGAGTGCCGCGCCCCCCAAGAGGTGAAGAAGCACATTCATGAATCCCCCAGGATCATGACGGTCCCTCTGATGATCCTGGCAGCACTGTCGATCGCAGGAGGATGGATCGGTATTCCCCATGCCCTGAAGGGGGCAAATCGGTTCCATGAGTTCCTCTCCACCGCAATCAGAACCTCCCCCGAGACCGGTGGTTCTGCAGCCGCCAAAATCCACCTACTTCTCGCCTCCAATCAGAGTACGGCGGAATTGGCCAAGCACGGACTCGTATCGGCACATCCCCCTGTCGACCCTACGGAATACACTCTCATGGCTCTCTCGGTGGGGATCGCCCTTGTAGGGCTGGCCGTTGCCTATCTCCTGTACATGGCGAAGCCCGTGCTGGTGGAGCGGTTCGTGGCAAGCTGGCAGCGACTCTACCGACTCGTTCTGAACAAGTACTACGTCGATGAGATCTACGAGGTCCTCTTCATCGATTCTCTCAAGGGCCTCGGCAGAGGACTGTGGAAAGGGGTGGACACCTTCCTCATCGACGGGGCGGTAAACGGTGTGGCTTATGTAATCCGGATCCTGAGCGATCTCATGCGGAGGCTCCAAAACGGGCTCGTCCAGAGCTATGCCCTCTCCATGGTCGTGGGGGGGGTGGTGGTCATGGGATACTATGTGATCCGTGTCATATTCTTCTGA
- a CDS encoding S41 family peptidase: protein MGVSLGLVKSRGVGAVTDGIYENLKVFTDVLSIIQKDYVDVEKTDSQALVYGAINGMLATLDPHSSFMPPDVFKEAQLDTKGKFEGLGIEIEMRDGVLTVVAPIEGTPAWNAGIKPGDKILKIDGEPTKKMSLLETVHKLRGPKGTRVTIAIMREGFDKPRDFTIERGVIPIRSVRSEILDGGYGYIRIRQFSERTDREFRQALRKWEKSIQGPPKGLILDLRDNPGGLLDQAVKVADHFIESGVIVSIRGRHPSSRSTYGAHAKRTEKNYPVVVLVSDGSASGSEIVAGALQDYHKAVIVGTRTFGKATVQTLYPLRDGSGLRLTTGRYFTPNGRDIQAEGIEPDVFLPPFGAKERAGEKGETKPQHFLEKDLEGHLEPIGERKEKAAKRRENPELEEFIDRLKAEVKETETDGQKSVALRILRNWGTFQTYLHGSEEASGSPS from the coding sequence ATGGGTGTATCCCTCGGGCTGGTCAAGAGTCGTGGAGTCGGAGCCGTCACCGACGGGATTTATGAGAACCTGAAGGTCTTTACCGACGTTCTTTCGATCATTCAAAAGGATTATGTGGATGTTGAAAAGACCGACAGTCAAGCTCTGGTCTACGGGGCCATCAACGGGATGTTGGCTACCCTTGATCCCCATTCCTCCTTCATGCCTCCTGATGTGTTCAAGGAAGCACAGTTGGATACCAAGGGGAAGTTCGAGGGGCTGGGCATAGAGATCGAGATGAGGGACGGGGTTCTTACGGTCGTCGCACCTATCGAGGGAACACCGGCATGGAATGCAGGGATCAAGCCCGGGGATAAGATCCTGAAAATCGACGGTGAGCCTACCAAGAAGATGTCCCTTTTGGAGACCGTCCACAAGCTGAGGGGGCCGAAGGGAACCCGGGTAACGATCGCGATCATGCGGGAGGGATTCGACAAGCCCAGGGATTTTACTATTGAGAGGGGCGTCATTCCGATCAGGAGCGTTCGATCCGAGATTCTTGATGGGGGATACGGTTATATCAGGATTAGACAGTTCTCGGAGCGGACCGACCGGGAGTTCCGCCAGGCCCTGAGAAAATGGGAGAAGTCGATTCAGGGACCTCCCAAGGGATTGATCCTCGATCTTCGAGACAACCCCGGAGGATTGTTGGATCAGGCCGTCAAAGTGGCGGACCACTTCATCGAGTCGGGGGTGATCGTCTCCATCAGGGGGCGCCATCCGTCCAGCCGTTCTACCTATGGGGCGCATGCAAAAAGGACGGAGAAGAACTATCCCGTGGTCGTGCTCGTAAGCGACGGGAGTGCCAGTGGGTCGGAGATCGTGGCAGGGGCTCTCCAGGACTATCACAAAGCCGTCATTGTGGGGACCAGGACCTTTGGCAAGGCGACGGTACAGACCCTCTACCCTCTCAGGGACGGGTCAGGTCTCCGCTTGACGACGGGCCGCTATTTCACTCCCAACGGAAGAGATATTCAGGCAGAGGGAATAGAGCCTGATGTATTTCTTCCCCCTTTTGGTGCCAAGGAGAGGGCGGGAGAAAAGGGGGAGACGAAGCCCCAGCATTTCCTCGAAAAGGATCTTGAAGGGCATCTGGAACCGATCGGAGAGAGAAAGGAGAAGGCGGCGAAAAGGCGTGAGAATCCGGAGCTCGAGGAATTCATCGATCGGTTGAAGGCCGAGGTAAAAGAGACGGAGACCGACGGCCAGAAGTCCGTAGCCCTTCGGATATTGAGGAACTGGGGAACCTTTCAAACCTATCTCCACGGAAGTGAAGAGGCAAGCGGGTCTCCCTCCTGA
- a CDS encoding NADH-quinone oxidoreductase subunit M, with protein MEGFPILTVVTFFPIVGAVILLFIDKENHPALRTVALMFSLGEFILSLPLFFLFENSTHQMQFQEVLPWIESYGITYHLGIDGISLLLVLLTTFLTVLCVLSAFSAIQTRVKEFMISFLFLETGMVGALVALDLVLFYIFWEVMLIPMYLLIGVWGDPRRRIYAAVKFFLYTMAGSVLMMVAILALYFIHGKATGNYTFDLLELYKFGVPLGAQYWLFGAFALAFAIKVPMFPFHTWLPDAHTEAPTAGSVILAGVLLKMGTYGFIRFAIPLFPSAAMRFLPLVCALALVGIIYGALVSMMQDDLKRLVAFSSVSHLGYVMLGMFALNMQGVQGSVYQMLNHGISTGSLFLIVGIIYERRHTRMIADFGGLSKVMPVYAAIFMIVTLSSIGLPGTNGFVGEFLILLGAFKAKTIYGVLGATGVVLGAAYMLWMFQRVMFGQIRNPENLKLKDLNPREIAYMVPMVIMIFLMGIYPRLFFQKMDATVDHFIKDVKSRYEATVDQAPSKALLAGEMKR; from the coding sequence ATGGAAGGTTTTCCCATTCTCACTGTGGTGACTTTCTTTCCCATCGTCGGTGCCGTCATCCTTCTCTTCATAGACAAGGAGAACCATCCGGCCCTCCGCACGGTCGCCCTCATGTTCTCCCTCGGAGAGTTCATCCTCTCCCTTCCCCTGTTCTTTCTCTTTGAAAACTCCACCCACCAGATGCAATTCCAGGAGGTTCTTCCATGGATTGAAAGCTACGGCATCACCTATCACCTGGGCATCGACGGGATCAGCCTTCTGCTGGTGCTTCTGACAACATTTCTTACGGTTCTCTGCGTCCTGAGCGCCTTCAGTGCGATCCAGACGCGGGTCAAGGAATTCATGATCTCCTTCCTCTTTCTCGAGACGGGAATGGTAGGCGCCCTGGTAGCTCTCGATCTCGTCCTGTTCTACATATTCTGGGAAGTCATGCTCATCCCCATGTACCTTCTCATCGGTGTCTGGGGCGACCCGAGAAGGAGGATTTACGCTGCCGTCAAATTCTTCCTCTATACAATGGCAGGAAGTGTCCTGATGATGGTGGCCATCCTCGCCCTCTATTTCATCCACGGCAAGGCCACCGGAAACTACACCTTCGATCTGCTGGAACTCTACAAGTTCGGCGTGCCCCTGGGCGCCCAATACTGGCTCTTCGGCGCCTTCGCTCTCGCCTTTGCCATCAAGGTTCCCATGTTTCCCTTCCACACGTGGTTGCCCGACGCGCACACAGAGGCTCCCACCGCCGGGAGTGTCATCCTGGCGGGTGTCCTCCTGAAGATGGGGACCTACGGTTTCATCCGATTCGCCATCCCCCTGTTTCCCAGCGCTGCTATGAGGTTTCTCCCCCTGGTCTGTGCACTCGCCCTTGTGGGAATCATCTACGGTGCCCTCGTTTCCATGATGCAGGATGATCTGAAACGCCTGGTGGCCTTCTCGAGTGTCAGCCATCTGGGTTATGTGATGCTGGGAATGTTCGCCTTAAACATGCAGGGGGTCCAGGGTTCTGTCTACCAGATGCTGAATCACGGTATCAGCACGGGTTCCCTCTTTCTCATCGTGGGTATCATCTACGAGAGAAGGCATACGCGGATGATCGCCGATTTCGGCGGCCTCTCAAAGGTTATGCCGGTCTATGCAGCCATCTTCATGATAGTCACCCTGTCATCCATCGGGCTGCCCGGGACCAACGGTTTTGTGGGTGAATTCTTGATCCTTCTCGGGGCTTTCAAAGCCAAGACGATATACGGGGTTCTCGGGGCCACGGGGGTCGTTCTCGGAGCGGCTTACATGCTGTGGATGTTTCAGAGAGTCATGTTCGGACAGATAAGAAACCCCGAGAACCTGAAACTCAAAGACCTCAATCCACGGGAGATCGCTTACATGGTTCCCATGGTCATTATGATCTTCCTCATGGGGATCTACCCCAGGCTGTTCTTCCAGAAGATGGATGCCACGGTGGACCATTTCATCAAGGACGTCAAGAGCAGGTACGAGGCCACGGTCGATCAGGCACCCTCAAAGGCCCTGCTGGCAGGGGAGATGAAACGATAG